The Patescibacteria group bacterium region TAATATCAGTGAGGAAAAACTTAAGAATTTAGATGAAGACGGTATTATTCGTATCGGTGCTGAAGTGTCATCTGGCGATATCTTGGTTGGAAAGATCACTCCTAAAGGTGAAACCACTTTGTCGGCTGAAGAGAAATTGTTGCGCGCCATCTTTGGTGAAAAAGCCAAGGATGTTCGTGATTCTTCTTTATATCTAGAACACGGCGAACATGGTAAAGTAGTCGATGTAAAAATCTTCTCTCGGGAGGAAGGCGACAAGTTGTCGGCTGGTGTCTTGCAATCCATCCAAGTCTCGGTAGCTAATTTGCGCAAGATCCAAGTGGGCGATAAGATGTCAGGCCGTCACGGTAACAAGGGTGTTATTTCTAAAGTCGTACCAGCCGAGGATATGCCTTATATGGCTGACGGTACGCCAATCGATATTATTTTATCACCTTTAGGTATTATTTCCCGTATGAACCTGGGCCAGTTGTTAGAAACTCATTTAGGTTTTGCGGCCAAAAAGCTTGGCTATCGCGTAGCTACTCCAGCCTTAAACGGTATCAGTGAAGATCAGATCAAAGAGGAGCTTAAGAAAGCCGGCTTACCTGAAGATGGTAAAGTCACCTTATATAATGGTAAGACTGGTGAAGCCTACGATCATAAGATTACGGTTGGTTATAAGTATGTTTTGAAACTGAACCATATGGTCGAAGATAAGATCCATCAGCGCTCTATCGGTCCTTATTCCTTGATTACCCAACAGCCTTTAGGCGGTAAGGCCCAATTCGGAGGTCAGCGTTTCGGAGAAATGGAAGTGTGGGCCCTTGAAGGTTATGGCGCCGCTCATACTCTGCAGGAGATCTTAACCATTAAGTCTGATGATGTTACTGGCCGTAGTAAAGCCTATGAGTCCATCATTAAGGGTGAAACTATCGAAAAACTCAATGTCCCGGAATCATTCAATGTCTTAATCAGGGAGCTTAAGGGTTTATGCTTGGATGTTGAATTGCTAGGGGGAAGTCCGATGCCCGAGCCGAGCCGGGAAGATCTTGAGGCCGATCTCCCAAGAAAGAAAGATGATAAATATGATTATGACAAGCCGGAGATAATCGCGGCTGAAGATAAATCTAGCGATAGCATGGATTAAATTTAATTGATAATTAAACTCATATATATGCTTAATCCTATAAAAACCAGCGATTTCGACGCTATCCGGCTCAAATTAGCTTCGCCTGATAATATCTTGGCTTGGAGCCGGGGCGAAGTTTTACGCCCGGAAACGATTAATTATCGCACTCAAAAACCGGAAAAGGACGGTCTTTTCTGCGAAAAGATTTTCGGACCGGTTAAAGACTGGGAGTGTGCTTGCGGTAAATACAAGAAGATTCGTTATAAAGGAATTATCTGTGACAAATGCGGCGTCGAAGTTACTCGGAGCGTCGTCCGTCGTGAGCGGATGGGGCACATTACCCTGCAGATCCCTTGCTCTCATATTTGGTTTCTACGCGGCTTATCTTCTAAGATCGGGCTTTTGTTAAATCTAGGAATCCAATCTCTGGAAAAGGTTATTTATTTTGCCAGCTTTATAGTTACCGAGGTGGATGAGAATCTCAAAGAAGCAACCATTGAGCAAATCAAACAGGAATATAAGTCTAAGCGCAAAAGCATTGAAAATGAATTTAATAACGCTAGCCGTCCTAAAGATAAGGAATTGTCAGCTGGCGATCTCAAGGATTTAACCAGAGTTAAAGAAGAAAGATTGAAACAGTTAGATGAGGATTTCGCGGCCGCCCAGAAAGAGTTGAAAGAGTTGAAGCCGCTTTTAATCTTATCCGAGAATCAGTATCAGACCCTTAGTTTGAAATTCGGCCACATCTTTGAAGCAGGTATCGGTGCTGAGGCTATCAGGTATTTATTATCTAAGATAGATTTAGCTAAAAGCATCAAGAAAGTAGAAGAAAAGCTGGTAGATGCCATAGAATCAAAGAAGGACAAGCTGACTAAGCGCTTGAAGCTTTTAAAGAGTTTTAATAATAATAACATTCGTCCAGAATGGATGATTTTAAATATCTTGCCCGTCGTTCCGCCTGACCTTAGGCCGATGGTAGCTCTAGACGGTGGCCGTTTTGCGGCTTCCGATCTTAATGATCTTTATCGCCGGGTAATCAACCGTAACAATCGTTTAAAGCAGTTGATAGAACTTAACGCTCCTGAGGTTATTTGCCGCAACGAAAAAAGAATGTTGCAGGAGGCCGTCGATGCTTTGATTGATAATTCGGCTCGGCATACTAAAACCGTGACCGCTTCTACCGGACAGAAACGCCAGCTAAAATCATTAGCCGATGCTTTGAAAGGCAAACAGGGCCGTTTCCGCCAGAATTTATTAGGTAAGCGTGTGGATTATTCTGGACGTTCGGTCATCGTCGTTAATCCGAAATTGAATTTAGATCAATGCGGCCTCCCCAAGATAATGGCACTAGAATTATTCAAGCCGTTTATCATTAGTCAGTTGATTAAGCGCGAGATAGTCCATAATGTCCGCAGTGCTTCCCGCTATATCGAAGCTGGACATGACGAAGTTTTCGATATTTTAGAAGAAACGGTTAAGGAATCTTATGTCCTTTTAAACCGTGCCCCGACTTTGCATCGTTTAGGTATCCAAGCCTTTAAACCTATCTTAATCGAAGGTAAGGCGATCCAGATCCATCCTTTAGTTTGTACCGCTTTTAATGCCGACTTCGATGGCGACCAGATGGCTGTCCATGTCCCTTTGACGATTGAAGCGCGAGCCGAGGCTAAAGATTTAATGTTGTCTTCCCATAATCTATTGAAACCGGCTACCGGCGATCCAGTGGTAGCGCCAAACCAGGATATCGTTTGGGGTACTTATTATATGACTCTGGAAGACAAGGTTTCAGCTCTTAAGTCTGACAAGGAATTGAAGAGTTTTTATAGTGAAGATGAAGCCTTATTAGCCTACGAAAGCAACTTTATCGATTTGCATGAGACGATTCGTATTAAGTTCAATCAGGGCGACTTGATTAGAACTACGGTCGGGCGCATAATTTTTAATTTAATCCTTCCGGAGAAATTACGCTTCATCAATGACGTGGTCGGTAAAGGGAAATTAAAGGATTTGATTAAAGAGTGCCTACATGTCTATGGCGAGGAGTCGACGGTGCACTTTATTGATAACCTGAAGAATAAAAGTTTTGCCTTCATTACCAAGTCTGGTTTATCTTGGGGTTTTGGCGACCTGCCTGATCTTAAAGAAAAAGACCTGTTGATCGAGGCGGCTAACCAGAAAGTAGACCTTATCCAAGAACAGTATGAAGAAGGCTTGCTCACTGAAAGCGAACGCTATGCTAAGGTCATTGAAGAATGGACTAATACTAAGGATAAGATCGCTGATATCTGCAAGCAAGGCCTAAATGATGTTTTGCCCGTGTTCTCCATGATTGATTCTGGTGCGCGCGGTTCTTGGGCTCAGCCGGTTCAGATTCTAGGTATGAAGGGTTTGGTGACTTCACCTTCCGGCGCGATTATCGAATTGCCAGTCAAGGGTAACTTTAAACGCGGTTTCGGTGTGTTGGAATATTTCATTTCGACTCACGGTGTGCGTAAAGGTTTATCTGATACGGCTTTAAGAACGGCTAATGCCGGTTATCTAACTCGCCGTTTAGTCGATGTTTCTCAAGATGTAATCGTGTCTAGCGAGGATTGTGGCGATAGTGAGGGCTTATTATTCAATCGTCAGGAAGCTGAAAAGAATGGTGACGATTTCTTCAAGAAGATTACCGGACGTTATTTGGCTCAGGATCTCTTGGATTCAAAAGGGAAATTATTAGCTAAAGCCGGGGATCTTTTAACCGAATCAGTCGTCAAGACTTTTAAAGGTAAAGATTTTTCCGATATCATCATTCGTTCGGTTTTGAGCTGCAAGCTCCATAAGGGTGTTTGTGCTAAATGTTATGGCTACGACTTAGCTTATAATAAAACCGTGAAGATGGGGGCGACC contains the following coding sequences:
- the rpoC gene encoding DNA-directed RNA polymerase subunit beta', whose translation is MLNPIKTSDFDAIRLKLASPDNILAWSRGEVLRPETINYRTQKPEKDGLFCEKIFGPVKDWECACGKYKKIRYKGIICDKCGVEVTRSVVRRERMGHITLQIPCSHIWFLRGLSSKIGLLLNLGIQSLEKVIYFASFIVTEVDENLKEATIEQIKQEYKSKRKSIENEFNNASRPKDKELSAGDLKDLTRVKEERLKQLDEDFAAAQKELKELKPLLILSENQYQTLSLKFGHIFEAGIGAEAIRYLLSKIDLAKSIKKVEEKLVDAIESKKDKLTKRLKLLKSFNNNNIRPEWMILNILPVVPPDLRPMVALDGGRFAASDLNDLYRRVINRNNRLKQLIELNAPEVICRNEKRMLQEAVDALIDNSARHTKTVTASTGQKRQLKSLADALKGKQGRFRQNLLGKRVDYSGRSVIVVNPKLNLDQCGLPKIMALELFKPFIISQLIKREIVHNVRSASRYIEAGHDEVFDILEETVKESYVLLNRAPTLHRLGIQAFKPILIEGKAIQIHPLVCTAFNADFDGDQMAVHVPLTIEARAEAKDLMLSSHNLLKPATGDPVVAPNQDIVWGTYYMTLEDKVSALKSDKELKSFYSEDEALLAYESNFIDLHETIRIKFNQGDLIRTTVGRIIFNLILPEKLRFINDVVGKGKLKDLIKECLHVYGEESTVHFIDNLKNKSFAFITKSGLSWGFGDLPDLKEKDLLIEAANQKVDLIQEQYEEGLLTESERYAKVIEEWTNTKDKIADICKQGLNDVLPVFSMIDSGARGSWAQPVQILGMKGLVTSPSGAIIELPVKGNFKRGFGVLEYFISTHGVRKGLSDTALRTANAGYLTRRLVDVSQDVIVSSEDCGDSEGLLFNRQEAEKNGDDFFKKITGRYLAQDLLDSKGKLLAKAGDLLTESVVKTFKGKDFSDIIIRSVLSCKLHKGVCAKCYGYDLAYNKTVKMGATVGIIAAQSIGEPGTQLTMRTFHTGGVAGQDDITQGLPRVEEIFEARPPKKKALMSDVAGKVKVEFAQKIIKGEDGQDILVNNPQAKVLSIYFKGKDSDKYYFSEKINEVKLAGGITGKTKAKIEVKVLVQDGDKVAKGSDLFKVGSELVKAKAAGVVEVNDKFIKISKEVDKVKEFSILKGTMLMVKDGDTIEKGQQLTEGSLDLRELYKLKGRLETQKYIIREIQYVYSSQGQPLNDKHVEIIARQMFSRYLVKDPGDSGLLPGETVEEEVLSVADKSAATKVKAERLLLGITKASLTTDSFLSAASFQETSRVLIEAAVNGKIDYLEGLKENVIIGCLIPAGTGYKGKQLRDDYGQANPELSEK